One Malania oleifera isolate guangnan ecotype guangnan chromosome 9, ASM2987363v1, whole genome shotgun sequence DNA segment encodes these proteins:
- the LOC131164994 gene encoding FCS-Like Zinc finger 2, with the protein MESSTARRPCFIEEDDGLASLADMEAGFSGNHPVFSRSVCYSAAKKANQNNNSFRNLSVSSVSSPRSARFYDARVEEHQPHFLESCFLCKKPLGDNRDIFMYRGDTPFCSEECRQEQIEIDEAKEKNRTVSSSMKALRKDQKKSTQTKNYPFRTGTVAAA; encoded by the exons ATGGAGTCTTCGACCGCGAGAAGACCTTGTTTCATCGAAGAAGACGACGGCCTAGCTTCTCTGGCGGACATGGAAGCTGGGTTCTCCGGGAACCACCCTGTGTTCTCGAGATCTGTCTGTTACAGTGCCGCGAAGAAGGCTAATCAGAACAACAATAGTTTCAGAAACCTCTCAGTTTCTTCCGTTTCTTCTCCCAGATCTGCGAGGTTTTACGATGCTAGAGTCGAAGAACACCAGCCCCATTTCTTGGAATCTTGTTTCCTCTGCAAGAAACCCCTTGGGGACAACAGAGACATCTTCATGTACAG AGGGGACACACCATTCTGCAGCGAGGAGTGCAGGCAAGAACAGATAGAAATAGACGAAGCCAAAGAAAAGAACAGAACTGTGTCTTCTTCCATGAAGGCTTTGAGAAAAGACCAGAAGAAATCAACCCAAACCAAGAACTACCCGTTTCGAACTGGCACCGTCGCAGCCGCTTAA